From the Thermovirga lienii DSM 17291 genome, one window contains:
- a CDS encoding ATP:guanido phosphotransferase (PFAM: ATP:guanido phosphotransferase, C-terminal catalytic domain~COGs: COG3869 Arginine kinase~InterPro IPR000749~KEGG: tai:Taci_1403 ATP:guanido phosphotransferase~PFAM: ATP:guanido phosphotransferase~SPTR: ATP:guanido phosphotransferase domain protein), whose product MHALELASMPLEWVLGRGDESFIVLSSRIRLARNLAKYPFPWRCDRDSLCEVEDLVVEAVSKSLVLRSSFTLKLRQMDKIARMVLVENHLVSPNFIRGDDVGRAVIFDDRGIVSLMLNEEDHLRIQVFLGGLQLHEAWHVAKKVDGELECLDYAFNCERGYLSSCPTNTGTGLRASVMLHIPGIVTLGHVGHVARECNRVGLTVRGMYGEGTPAGGCLFQVSNQVTLGLSEEELVEKVNSVALGIVEREHFAREKLIKQRGIDFVDKIWRSFGIVSCARKLSVKEALELLSKVRMGSEMGILPPIPKSELNRMILNSQPGHVIALSKSREEEKINDIRYIATRRAEILRDKMSRFLNCKEN is encoded by the coding sequence ATGCATGCTCTTGAACTTGCCTCCATGCCCCTAGAGTGGGTTTTGGGTCGGGGCGATGAAAGCTTCATAGTGTTATCAAGCCGGATACGCCTGGCTAGAAACCTGGCGAAGTATCCCTTCCCGTGGAGATGTGATAGAGATTCCCTGTGTGAAGTAGAAGACCTTGTTGTTGAGGCCGTCTCCAAATCTTTGGTTTTGAGGAGTAGTTTTACTTTGAAGCTTAGGCAGATGGACAAGATAGCGAGAATGGTCTTGGTGGAAAACCATCTGGTAAGCCCCAATTTTATACGGGGTGACGATGTAGGTAGGGCTGTAATTTTCGACGATAGAGGAATTGTTTCTCTAATGCTGAACGAGGAAGATCACTTGAGGATACAGGTCTTTTTGGGGGGCCTTCAACTGCATGAAGCATGGCATGTTGCCAAGAAAGTTGATGGGGAGTTGGAATGCCTGGATTATGCCTTTAACTGCGAAAGGGGTTACCTTTCCTCTTGCCCTACAAATACTGGCACAGGGCTGCGTGCGTCGGTGATGCTGCATATCCCTGGCATAGTCACCTTGGGGCACGTGGGGCATGTCGCCAGGGAGTGCAACAGGGTTGGGTTGACAGTTAGAGGAATGTACGGTGAAGGTACCCCAGCAGGAGGGTGTCTCTTTCAGGTTTCCAATCAGGTCACCCTAGGGCTATCGGAGGAAGAATTAGTGGAAAAGGTCAATAGCGTTGCCCTTGGAATAGTTGAACGAGAGCATTTTGCCAGGGAAAAGCTTATAAAACAAAGAGGAATTGATTTTGTCGATAAGATATGGAGGAGCTTTGGAATAGTAAGCTGTGCTCGGAAGCTTTCTGTGAAGGAGGCTTTGGAACTCCTATCGAAGGTGAGAATGGGATCTGAAATGGGAATTTTACCACCGATACCTAAAAGTGAGTTGAACCGCATGATCCTTAATTCTCAGCCTGGACATGTAATTGCCCTTTCCAAAAGCCGCGAGGAAGAAAAGATAAATGACATAAGATACATAGCAACCAGGAGGGCAGAGATATTGAGAGACAAAATGTCCAGGTTTTTAAATTGCAAAGAAAATTAA
- a CDS encoding UvrB/UvrC protein (PFAM: UvrB/uvrC motif~COGs: COG3880 Uncharacterized protein with conserved CXXC pairs~InterPro IPR001943~KEGG: bmd:BMD_0103 modulator of CtsR repression, McsA~PFAM: UvrB/UvrC protein~SPTR: UvrB/uvrC motif protein), with translation MRCERCNENEATLHIKHMQDGVISEYHLCQKCAQSLSNEGIIPDIGLDFKFGSLLGKILSPVEPDGIDQGTEADKKEKIACPNCGIDLETFRKVGKFGCAECYRAFERYLGAILRNIHGCEVHRGARPGIVSDEGLKDDLQSLKTQLKMAVEREEYERAAELRDRIKMLEERGNACS, from the coding sequence ATGAGATGCGAAAGGTGCAACGAAAATGAAGCAACACTGCACATAAAGCACATGCAGGATGGTGTAATTTCGGAGTATCACTTATGCCAAAAATGTGCCCAATCGTTAAGTAACGAGGGCATCATTCCTGATATTGGTCTGGATTTTAAATTTGGCTCCTTGCTGGGGAAGATCCTTTCGCCAGTGGAGCCTGATGGGATTGATCAAGGAACTGAGGCAGATAAAAAGGAAAAGATAGCTTGCCCTAATTGTGGAATAGATTTGGAGACCTTCAGAAAGGTTGGGAAATTTGGTTGTGCCGAGTGTTATAGAGCTTTTGAAAGGTATTTAGGTGCAATTTTGAGGAATATTCATGGGTGCGAAGTGCATAGAGGGGCAAGACCGGGTATTGTGTCCGACGAGGGACTGAAGGATGATCTGCAGTCTTTGAAGACACAATTGAAGATGGCTGTGGAAAGAGAAGAATACGAAAGGGCCGCAGAGTTGCGTGATCGCATAAAGATGTTGGAGGAACGCGGCAATGCATGCTCTTGA
- a CDS encoding transcriptional repressor, CtsR (PFAM: Firmicute transcriptional repressor of class III stress genes (CtsR)~COGs: COG4463 Transcriptional repressor of class III stress genes~InterPro IPR008463~KEGG: aco:Amico_0562 transcriptional repressor, CtsR~PFAM: Firmicute transcriptional repressor of class III stress genes~SPTR: Transcriptional repressor, CtsR), whose product MASLTKLIERYINKLLEEQGNESIFLSRKELAEKFGCVPSQINYVIRSRFTPERGYIVESQRGGHGYIRIIRLCLSLPEEKANHVEELVGDLISEQEARKLLANLQQRNFISQRERLIIEMAIRFQEEMARDIFDLSPYKREAMHAELLKRMLKGLAYQ is encoded by the coding sequence TTGGCAAGTCTCACGAAGCTTATAGAAAGATATATCAACAAACTTTTAGAAGAGCAGGGAAACGAATCAATCTTCCTGAGTAGAAAAGAGCTTGCCGAGAAGTTTGGTTGTGTGCCGAGCCAGATAAATTATGTAATAAGAAGCAGGTTCACTCCTGAGCGAGGCTACATTGTGGAGAGCCAGCGAGGAGGCCACGGCTACATAAGAATAATAAGGCTTTGTCTTTCTCTGCCAGAGGAAAAGGCGAATCACGTGGAGGAGCTGGTTGGGGACTTGATCAGCGAGCAGGAGGCGCGGAAGCTTTTGGCCAACCTGCAACAGAGGAATTTTATATCTCAACGGGAGCGATTGATAATAGAAATGGCTATTCGCTTTCAAGAGGAGATGGCAAGGGACATTTTTGATCTCTCCCCATATAAAAGGGAGGCCATGCATGCAGAGCTTTTGAAGAGAATGCTCAAGGGCCTAGCTTACCAATAG
- a CDS encoding protein of unknown function DUF205 (PFAM: Domain of unknown function (DUF205)~TIGRFAM: acyl-phosphate glycerol 3-phosphate acyltransferase~COGs: COG0344 membrane protein~InterPro IPR003811: IPR020788~KEGG: tai:Taci_1406 protein of unknown function DUF205~PFAM: protein of unknown function DUF205~SPTR: Acyl-phosphate glycerol 3-phosphate acyltransferase): protein MMETVLGAIVGYLLGSIPVGFLLVRWKKNIDIRTVGSGNIGATNVTRVLGKPWGISVAIFDMAKGGALVLLCKHLLGMDPMALTVIGIASVLGHNFPVRLRFKGGKGVSTTYGVLFALCPLGALLSGAVWYVTMRVTKYVSVASMFSVSLAPLFMKLLGAHSYYVYGGAILALLVIIRHRSNIRNLMEGKELKVGNKR from the coding sequence ATGATGGAGACCGTGTTGGGAGCCATAGTTGGGTATCTTTTAGGTTCCATACCGGTAGGTTTCTTATTGGTCCGGTGGAAGAAGAACATAGATATTAGAACTGTAGGTTCAGGAAACATAGGGGCAACTAACGTGACAAGAGTGTTGGGCAAGCCGTGGGGAATATCAGTAGCCATATTTGACATGGCAAAGGGAGGAGCTCTGGTTTTACTGTGCAAGCATCTTTTGGGGATGGATCCTATGGCTTTGACGGTTATTGGCATTGCTTCGGTCTTGGGTCATAACTTTCCAGTGCGGCTACGTTTCAAAGGTGGCAAGGGGGTTTCAACTACATATGGAGTTTTATTTGCTCTTTGCCCTTTAGGGGCCTTGCTTTCCGGCGCGGTATGGTATGTGACCATGCGGGTTACCAAGTATGTGTCTGTGGCCTCTATGTTCTCAGTGTCCCTTGCGCCGCTTTTTATGAAGTTGCTGGGCGCCCACTCATACTACGTCTATGGAGGTGCAATTCTAGCACTTTTAGTGATAATTAGGCACAGGAGTAACATCCGAAATCTAATGGAAGGCAAGGAGCTTAAGGTGGGCAACAAAAGATGA
- a CDS encoding CoA-binding domain protein (PFAM: CoA binding domain~COGs: COG1042 Acyl-CoA synthetase (NDP forming)~InterPro IPR003781: IPR013650: IPR011761~KEGG: tai:Taci_1407 CoA-binding domain protein~PFAM: CoA-binding domain protein; ATP-grasp domain protein~SPTR: Acetyl-CoA synthetase / acetyltransferase family protein), with translation MGNSTLDIKRLMEPGSVAIVGASANMESISGRPLKLLKRYNYKGKIYPVNPKYKEIDGLACYPDVASLPETPDVVLVGVRAELVPQVIKQSVQRGVPFAVIFSSGFAESDNQQAQDELIDIAKRGGTRILGPNCQGLVNFVSSIPLSFSASLDSDARPKGHVAYVSQSGAFGFASFAMAAERGVGFRYVVTTGNQADLDVIDFGMAFADDPEVRLLVMYMEGIKDGNRFIDLLSKARKRNLPVAVLKVGRSPTAQEAVRSHTAALAGDEAVWRTIFKQYGAIEIEDAQDIVDLGKIFGSPKRPKGRRLGILTTSGGGGIIMADRAYDEGLEVPELPDDAKKKIEEHIPPFGSSRNPVDLTAQVINEPEGFASSVEAVIESPNIDMVTVVVSMITGESGYRVAQDIKNIFHKSPKPFACCWLINREQGGRFLDYLREGGVPLFQSPRRCAWAMSKLYESSRMFEEEDKVEFKRRTGVLKDYPARLTEYEAKQVLAAYGVPITRERLCENLNDALEAADEIGYPVALKVMSPDILHKTDAGVVALNLRSQEEVRNAYGRLMEKASKVTARENIHGVLIQEMVTGGLEFMIGVKRDELFGPIVAVGLGGIYVEVLKDVSLRRAPVSKKEAEKMIEELKGYPLLAGARGQNKKDIGALAEAIEKISILASIEEDLQELDANPVFVFDEGYGIKAIDAMILRRGPQ, from the coding sequence ATGGGAAATAGCACATTAGATATCAAAAGGCTGATGGAACCTGGCTCAGTGGCCATAGTGGGTGCGTCTGCCAACATGGAAAGCATATCTGGTCGACCTCTTAAGCTTCTAAAAAGGTACAACTACAAGGGTAAAATATATCCTGTAAACCCAAAGTACAAGGAAATAGACGGTTTGGCGTGCTATCCCGACGTCGCTTCGTTGCCGGAAACCCCCGATGTTGTTTTGGTGGGTGTAAGAGCTGAATTGGTGCCCCAGGTCATAAAACAGAGTGTTCAGCGAGGGGTTCCCTTTGCTGTAATATTTTCTTCCGGTTTCGCCGAGAGCGACAACCAGCAGGCCCAAGATGAGTTGATTGATATAGCAAAAAGAGGTGGTACCAGGATACTTGGTCCCAATTGTCAAGGGTTAGTCAATTTTGTGTCCTCCATTCCGTTAAGCTTCTCAGCCTCACTGGATTCTGATGCGAGACCAAAGGGACATGTGGCTTATGTGTCACAGAGTGGTGCCTTTGGTTTTGCGTCATTTGCAATGGCGGCAGAGAGGGGAGTTGGGTTCCGTTACGTAGTTACAACAGGCAATCAAGCTGATTTGGACGTAATTGATTTTGGTATGGCTTTTGCAGATGATCCCGAAGTAAGGCTTTTGGTCATGTACATGGAGGGTATAAAGGACGGAAACCGCTTCATAGATTTGCTTTCAAAGGCCAGAAAAAGGAACCTGCCAGTTGCGGTACTCAAAGTAGGTAGAAGTCCCACCGCCCAGGAAGCGGTAAGAAGCCATACAGCCGCATTGGCGGGAGATGAGGCAGTATGGAGAACCATATTCAAACAATATGGTGCCATAGAGATAGAAGATGCCCAAGATATAGTGGATTTGGGAAAGATATTTGGCTCTCCAAAGCGTCCCAAAGGTAGAAGACTAGGAATCTTGACTACCTCAGGGGGCGGAGGAATCATTATGGCGGACAGGGCCTATGATGAGGGATTGGAGGTCCCTGAACTTCCAGATGACGCCAAGAAAAAGATAGAAGAACACATTCCTCCCTTTGGTTCTTCTAGAAACCCAGTAGACTTGACCGCTCAGGTTATAAACGAGCCTGAAGGGTTTGCTTCCAGCGTGGAAGCCGTCATCGAAAGTCCCAATATCGATATGGTTACCGTAGTGGTCTCGATGATAACAGGAGAATCGGGGTATAGAGTGGCCCAAGACATAAAAAATATTTTTCACAAGAGTCCCAAGCCTTTCGCATGCTGCTGGTTGATAAACAGGGAGCAGGGGGGCAGGTTTTTGGACTATCTGAGAGAGGGAGGGGTTCCCCTGTTTCAGAGTCCTCGTAGATGTGCCTGGGCCATGTCTAAGCTCTACGAAAGCTCCAGGATGTTTGAGGAAGAGGACAAGGTAGAGTTCAAGAGGAGAACCGGTGTATTGAAAGATTACCCGGCCAGATTGACGGAATATGAAGCAAAGCAGGTGTTGGCAGCCTATGGTGTCCCTATAACCAGGGAGCGGTTGTGTGAGAACTTGAACGATGCCTTGGAGGCGGCGGATGAGATAGGTTACCCTGTCGCTCTTAAAGTTATGTCCCCTGATATACTTCACAAGACCGATGCAGGAGTCGTAGCTTTGAATTTACGATCTCAAGAGGAAGTTAGGAACGCTTATGGACGTCTTATGGAAAAGGCCTCGAAAGTGACAGCTAGGGAAAATATTCATGGCGTTCTGATACAGGAGATGGTAACGGGAGGCCTGGAATTCATGATAGGAGTCAAAAGGGACGAGCTTTTCGGTCCCATCGTGGCCGTGGGACTTGGAGGTATATATGTCGAAGTGTTGAAAGATGTCTCCCTTAGGAGAGCCCCTGTATCGAAGAAGGAAGCCGAGAAGATGATTGAAGAGCTTAAGGGATATCCTCTGTTGGCGGGAGCTAGGGGACAGAACAAGAAGGACATAGGCGCCTTGGCGGAAGCCATAGAAAAAATATCTATCCTGGCCAGCATAGAGGAAGATCTCCAGGAGTTAGACGCGAACCCTGTGTTCGTTTTTGATGAGGGGTATGGCATTAAGGCAATTGATGCAATGATACTCAGGAGGGGCCCCCAATGA
- a CDS encoding iron-containing alcohol dehydrogenase (PFAM: Iron-containing alcohol dehydrogenase~COGs: COG1454 Alcohol dehydrogenase class IV~InterPro IPR018211: IPR001670~KEGG: pth:PTH_0851 alcohol dehydrogenase~PFAM: iron-containing alcohol dehydrogenase~SPTR: Alcohol dehydrogenase): MNREDIVFNYPSKVIFGEGKSRELPEHILQLGSKRPALITGPNMPKTEAFGQIKRTLQDAGLNPFMFHGVEPEPPIELLEDASNMIRKEGCDLLIGLGGGSTMDFTKVLGVLAKWDDVVLEQIIGINKVPRKGLPVILLPTTSGSGSEVSPVAIFTFKEEQVKKGIVSPYLVCDVAIVDPVLTWEVPRHITASTGMDALIHGIESFISINSNPLSRELSLSAIRKIYGFLERAVLDGKDRQARYNVSLGSLLAGMAFSMAGTAAVHALAYPLGGEFHVPHGVANTVMLRHVLEYNLPGNEKLYEEMAQTMISPLKDRESKKICPDDVIDLVMKLAEAIEVPSRLRDLGIPKEAIPRMAEAAFEEKRLLGNNPKQLSVEDIRLIYERAW, translated from the coding sequence ATGAACAGAGAGGATATAGTTTTTAACTATCCATCCAAGGTTATTTTTGGGGAAGGTAAGTCCAGGGAGCTTCCAGAGCATATATTGCAACTAGGTTCCAAAAGGCCTGCTTTGATAACAGGGCCCAATATGCCAAAGACAGAGGCTTTCGGGCAGATAAAGCGTACCCTCCAAGATGCTGGGTTAAATCCCTTTATGTTCCACGGAGTGGAGCCGGAACCTCCTATAGAACTGTTGGAGGATGCTTCCAACATGATAAGAAAAGAAGGGTGCGACCTCCTTATAGGGTTAGGTGGGGGAAGCACCATGGATTTCACCAAGGTTTTAGGGGTTTTGGCCAAGTGGGACGATGTAGTGCTAGAGCAAATTATAGGGATAAATAAAGTTCCCCGAAAAGGGTTGCCTGTAATTCTGCTTCCCACGACCTCCGGAAGCGGTTCAGAGGTATCCCCAGTTGCCATATTTACTTTCAAAGAGGAGCAAGTCAAGAAAGGTATAGTCAGTCCTTACCTTGTGTGTGACGTGGCCATAGTTGACCCGGTCCTTACGTGGGAAGTTCCTAGGCATATTACTGCCAGCACTGGAATGGATGCATTGATACATGGGATAGAGTCATTTATTTCCATAAATTCAAATCCCCTTAGTAGGGAGTTGTCTCTCTCCGCCATAAGGAAAATATATGGGTTCCTTGAGAGAGCGGTGCTGGACGGGAAGGACAGGCAAGCTAGATATAATGTCTCCCTTGGAAGCCTGTTGGCGGGGATGGCTTTTTCCATGGCAGGAACGGCTGCCGTGCACGCTTTGGCGTATCCTCTAGGAGGAGAATTCCACGTGCCTCATGGCGTTGCCAATACTGTGATGCTAAGACACGTTTTGGAGTATAATCTCCCGGGAAATGAGAAGCTGTACGAGGAAATGGCACAAACCATGATTTCTCCTTTGAAGGATAGGGAGAGTAAAAAGATCTGCCCCGACGATGTAATAGATCTTGTCATGAAACTAGCAGAGGCTATAGAAGTACCCTCCAGGTTGCGCGATCTTGGTATTCCCAAAGAAGCCATTCCAAGGATGGCGGAGGCCGCTTTTGAAGAAAAGAGGCTTTTGGGCAACAACCCCAAGCAGCTGTCGGTTGAAGATATACGCCTGATTTACGAGAGAGCTTGGTAG
- a CDS encoding ErfK/YbiS/YcfS/YnhG family protein (PFAM: L,D-transpeptidase catalytic domain~COGs: COG1376 conserved hypothetical protein~InterPro IPR005490~KEGG: aco:Amico_0482 ErfK/YbiS/YcfS/YnhG family protein~PFAM: ErfK/YbiS/YcfS/YnhG family protein~SPTR: ErfK/YbiS/YcfS/YnhG family protein): protein MSAFKSIITTLLCLFLVLLFYFGGLVGSCLVNVGECKEASASSSVNEFFNVDEAVQANGLEGKKWILVRKRDFTLTLYDGKVVLARYPVAIGKNDGDKREEGDMRTPEGIFSVVSVEDSRHWVHDFGDGKGPIAGAYGPYFIRLKTPPHKGIGIHGTHDPASIGTKATEGCIRLRNQDLLELVKNVTKGMTVIIAP from the coding sequence ATGAGCGCCTTTAAGTCCATCATTACAACACTGTTATGTTTGTTTTTAGTCTTATTGTTCTACTTTGGAGGTTTAGTAGGTTCATGCCTGGTCAATGTTGGAGAATGCAAGGAAGCCTCAGCTTCCTCATCGGTAAACGAATTTTTTAATGTTGATGAAGCTGTTCAAGCTAATGGCTTGGAGGGTAAAAAATGGATCTTGGTGAGAAAGAGAGATTTTACACTGACCTTGTATGATGGAAAAGTTGTCCTTGCTCGCTATCCTGTAGCCATAGGGAAAAACGACGGAGACAAAAGGGAAGAAGGAGACATGAGGACTCCAGAGGGAATATTTTCCGTAGTGTCTGTGGAGGACTCTAGACATTGGGTTCATGACTTTGGAGACGGGAAGGGGCCCATTGCGGGAGCATACGGTCCTTACTTTATAAGATTAAAAACTCCTCCTCACAAAGGTATAGGCATCCATGGAACTCACGACCCCGCTTCTATAGGTACAAAAGCCACGGAGGGGTGTATCCGCCTAAGGAATCAAGATTTGCTGGAACTGGTAAAAAACGTTACGAAGGGTATGACGGTCATTATTGCACCTTAA
- a CDS encoding hypothetical protein (KEGG: ske:Sked_17430 CDP-diacylglycerol inositol 3-phosphatidyltransferase~SPTR: CDP-diacylglycerol inositol 3-phosphatidyltransferase), with amino-acid sequence MQKEIQALIGAIFMGTGAYFLAYSYGPRIWGRRKKVTKNYPEGFYNPKDTGSSERRIRIIKSALAGIAIGIMFFFYFYMK; translated from the coding sequence TTGCAAAAAGAAATCCAAGCCCTTATTGGAGCCATATTTATGGGAACTGGCGCTTATTTTTTGGCTTATTCATATGGCCCCCGCATATGGGGTAGGCGAAAGAAGGTCACAAAAAATTATCCTGAAGGTTTTTATAACCCTAAAGACACTGGCTCATCAGAGCGCAGAATACGCATAATAAAATCGGCATTGGCTGGCATCGCCATAGGAATAATGTTCTTTTTCTACTTTTACATGAAGTAA
- a CDS encoding oligopeptidase F (PFAM: Oligopeptidase F; Peptidase family M3~TIGRFAM: oligoendopeptidase F~COGs: COG1164 Oligoendopeptidase F~InterPro IPR013647: IPR001567: IPR004438~KEGG: cth:Cthe_2452 oligopeptidase F~PFAM: peptidase M3A and M3B thimet/oligopeptidase F; Oligopeptidase F~SPTR: Oligopeptidase F. Metallo peptidase. MEROPS family M03B;~TIGRFAM: oligoendopeptidase F) encodes MTETTKNNKNAHTKPIPERENLPEHYKWRLEDLFETIEDWGKAISELENLIKQMESYKGKIKESPKKLLECLNLADEIGQKSDRILVYAHMKSHEDTRKAEAQSNAYKATALFVQAQKACSFITPEILQMGEEKINQYIKSEKGLAIYDFFLKDILRRRAHTLGASEEYLLAGAGEIAQGPENIFSSLTNADIEFPPVTDSSGETIPLSEERFSTFLTSKDRTLRKNAFCALFSTYGKYKNTLSATYNSAIRGTLFFARARKFNSTLEASLFNDAIPLSVYHQLISHVNDHLEYLHEYVSLKKKALNLEKIHMYDMYVNIAEEPYEDIPFEEAQKIVLEALRPLGKEYLRLVEEGFSSRWIDVYENKGKRGGAYCWGCYGAHPYVLLNYNGKLKDVFTLAHEMGHAIHQAYTNSTQPYVYSGHSIFVAEVASIVNEILLNLALTQKASTKEEKKYFLHVMTEQIRTTVFRQTLFAEFELAVHQMSQRGEIPSHETFCSLWMDLNKKYYGQNIELDPILSFEWSRIPHFYSPFYVYQYATGFAAALNIVNLIVAEGEKAQKAYIQFLKSGKSDYPINLLKKVGIDMVNGKPVKETMEFFSEKLKKLEELLNSK; translated from the coding sequence ATGACAGAAACTACAAAAAACAATAAAAACGCCCACACGAAACCTATACCTGAAAGGGAAAACCTGCCGGAACATTATAAATGGAGACTGGAAGATCTTTTCGAGACGATTGAAGATTGGGGAAAAGCAATCTCAGAATTAGAGAATTTGATAAAACAAATGGAAAGCTACAAGGGGAAAATAAAAGAAAGCCCCAAGAAGTTGCTGGAGTGCCTTAATCTAGCGGACGAGATAGGACAAAAAAGCGATAGAATATTAGTGTACGCCCATATGAAAAGCCATGAGGACACCAGAAAAGCCGAGGCTCAGTCGAACGCATATAAGGCCACGGCTCTATTCGTGCAGGCTCAGAAAGCATGCTCCTTTATCACCCCCGAAATTCTTCAAATGGGCGAAGAGAAAATAAACCAATACATCAAGTCTGAGAAAGGACTGGCGATATACGACTTTTTCCTCAAAGATATCCTGAGAAGACGGGCACACACGCTGGGGGCCTCGGAGGAATACCTTCTAGCAGGAGCTGGCGAGATAGCTCAAGGGCCGGAAAACATATTTTCGTCACTGACTAATGCTGATATAGAGTTTCCCCCCGTAACTGACAGTAGTGGAGAAACTATACCTTTATCCGAAGAGAGATTCAGCACCTTTTTAACCTCCAAGGATAGAACCCTCAGAAAAAATGCCTTCTGCGCACTTTTCAGCACTTATGGTAAATATAAGAACACCCTATCTGCAACGTACAACAGCGCTATAAGGGGGACATTGTTTTTCGCAAGGGCTAGAAAATTCAACTCCACCTTGGAGGCTTCACTCTTCAATGACGCCATCCCCCTTTCCGTATACCATCAACTTATCTCTCATGTAAATGACCACCTGGAGTACCTACACGAATACGTTTCCTTGAAGAAAAAAGCCCTAAACCTGGAAAAGATCCATATGTACGACATGTACGTAAACATAGCAGAAGAACCTTACGAAGATATCCCCTTTGAAGAAGCTCAAAAAATTGTGCTGGAGGCTTTGAGACCTCTAGGAAAGGAATATCTGCGTCTAGTTGAAGAGGGCTTTTCTTCCCGGTGGATAGACGTATATGAGAACAAAGGCAAACGGGGAGGGGCCTATTGCTGGGGCTGCTACGGAGCACACCCCTATGTTCTCCTAAATTACAACGGCAAATTAAAGGACGTATTCACCCTTGCTCATGAGATGGGGCACGCGATTCATCAGGCCTACACAAACTCTACACAGCCCTATGTGTACTCTGGACACAGCATCTTCGTTGCTGAAGTGGCATCCATAGTTAACGAAATCCTTCTCAACCTGGCCTTGACCCAAAAGGCTTCGACAAAAGAGGAAAAGAAATATTTCCTGCACGTTATGACAGAGCAAATAAGAACGACGGTGTTCAGGCAAACATTGTTCGCCGAATTTGAACTCGCAGTCCACCAAATGAGCCAAAGGGGCGAGATACCTTCCCATGAGACGTTCTGCTCCCTATGGATGGACCTAAACAAAAAATATTACGGTCAAAATATAGAGCTAGATCCTATCCTGTCCTTTGAATGGTCAAGGATTCCTCATTTTTATTCCCCATTCTACGTATATCAGTACGCCACTGGCTTTGCTGCTGCTTTAAACATAGTGAACCTGATCGTAGCCGAAGGGGAGAAAGCCCAGAAAGCATACATACAGTTCCTCAAAAGCGGCAAATCAGACTATCCCATAAACCTGCTGAAAAAAGTCGGAATAGACATGGTAAACGGAAAACCAGTGAAAGAAACAATGGAGTTCTTCTCTGAAAAACTGAAAAAACTAGAGGAGTTACTAAACTCTAAGTAA